The sequence below is a genomic window from Photobacterium atrarenae.
TTGAAGTAATGATTTCTGAGCAGGATGTTCAGGCACGTATTCAAGAGCTGGGGCAACAAATCACTGAGCATTACAAGGATTCAGAAAATCTGGTGATGGTAGGTTTGTTGCGTGGCTCGTTCGTCTTTATGGCTGATCTGGCGCGTGCCATTGACCTGACGCATGAAGTCGACTTCATGACCGCCTCAAGCTACGGCAATACCATGGAAAGTAGCCGTGATGTCCGGATCCTTAAAGATCTGGATGATGACATCAAAGGAAAAGATGTGCTGCTGGTGGAAGATATTATCGATACCGGGAACACCCTGAACAAGGTATGCGAGATCCTGTCGCTGCGCGAGCCGAACTCGATTCGTATCTGTACCTTGCTGGACAAGCCGGAGCGCCGTGAAGTGAAAGTGGATGTCGCCTGGATTGGCTTTACTATCCCGGACGAGTTCGTGGTCGGTGTCGGCATCGATTATGCCCAGAAATACCGCCACTTGCCGTACATCGGCAAAGTGATCCCACTGGAAGGCTAATCGGCCGGCCGATGCAAAAAAGCGACCAGCCGGTCGCTTTTTTCGTTGTTGGGGAGGGCCGGTGCCGGCTTAAACTTTCGCCCCCGGTAAAATGGTGGCCATGGCATTGGCGTAGGCTTCTTCCAGGCCTTCGCGGCTAGTCGCGGCAACGCCCAGATCACGCAGCACACCATCTTCGATCCCGTACACCCAGCCGTGGATCTTGATCTGCTGACCCCGTTCCCAGGCTTGCTGCATAATGGTGGAGTTGCCCAGGTTATAGACCTGGGTCGCGACGTTGATTTCACAGAGTTTGTCGCTCCACTGCTCGCGCGGCAGGGTTTCCAGTTCGGTGCGGTGCTTGAGGTATAAATCGCGGATGTGCAGTAACCAGTTGTTGATCAGGCCGAGCTGCGGGTTGTCAATCGATGCAGCAACCCCGCCGCAACCGTAGTGACCACAGACAATGACGTGGCGAACTTTGAGGACGTCGACTGCATACTGGACCACGGAAAGGCAATTTAAGTCGGTATGGATC
It includes:
- the hpt gene encoding hypoxanthine phosphoribosyltransferase, which encodes MKHTVEVMISEQDVQARIQELGQQITEHYKDSENLVMVGLLRGSFVFMADLARAIDLTHEVDFMTASSYGNTMESSRDVRILKDLDDDIKGKDVLLVEDIIDTGNTLNKVCEILSLREPNSIRICTLLDKPERREVKVDVAWIGFTIPDEFVVGVGIDYAQKYRHLPYIGKVIPLEG
- the can gene encoding carbonate dehydratase; translated protein: MADIKQLFANNLSWSENIKEEKPEFFSHLAKAQHPEYLWIGCADSRVPAERLTGLDSGELFVHRNVANQVIHTDLNCLSVVQYAVDVLKVRHVIVCGHYGCGGVAASIDNPQLGLINNWLLHIRDLYLKHRTELETLPREQWSDKLCEINVATQVYNLGNSTIMQQAWERGQQIKIHGWVYGIEDGVLRDLGVAATSREGLEEAYANAMATILPGAKV